The Oleiphilus messinensis DNA segment GTGGTTACCGTGCCGGCAACCAAAACGCCACCTCGCTCCAGCGCCTGCTTGGGTAATCCTGGCCCCCAACAGAGGTAGAGAACAAACCCCGCAATTGTCAGCAACAGTACATCCTGAGGCAAGCGAATCAGCACCATACTCGCGAGCAACGCCCCTAACAACGCACCAGGCACAAACCAGGAAATCACGCTCCAATCAATGTGTCTTCGCGTCATCATCGCCCTGGATCCATTCGATCCCAGCTGCACAATGCCATGCACCGGCACAATCGCCAGAGGTGGCATCACCGACGCCATAACAACCAGCAACGCAACGCCACCTCCCGCCCCCAGACTTGCCGTTATAAAAGAGGTAATGCCTGCGGCCAAAACCAGAGTGATTGCCGCCGCAAGTGAGAGCCCGTCAGGCACCAGTGTTAACTCAACGATCATTCATTCCTCATATTCTATTTTGGCGGGATTATTGCCATTAAGCATTTCTGTACAATTCGACCTGTCCTGTCCGGAAAAACAGCAAAACCTACCAATAATAAATATTGGACAGCTCGGTCAAACTAAGCACAAACGGCCAATACAATAACAGCATCGTTCTCTGAACCACAACTATCTCAGAAATTGTCCACTGCACCTTCCCTACTGATAATATCCTTTTGTCGTAGTCGCTTTCCCCCTGATTTGCCGTATACTGGCGGTCCTTTTTAGCCTCACGAATTTAGTTGATACGAATCCCGATGTTCCGATTAGTGGAAGTAGGCAAGCTTGCGGCCCCCCTTGCGATGGCGCAATTTGCTCAATCAATCATGGTGTTCTCTGACACAGTCATTCTGGGCCTGATCGGGATTGATGCGCTGGCGGGTGGCAGTCTGGGGGCATTGATTTATCAATTCTTCCTGCTGATATTCAGTGGTATTTTTTTTGCTGCCGCAAATGAAACAGCCGTTTTACATGGCAAAAGGAACTTTCCGGCAATAACCCGCTTACTTAAAGCCGGCTCCGTGTTGTGTATCGGGTTTACTGTACTTGTGTGGCTGCTGATCGAATTCATTCCCATGCTGTTACCCCACATCGGTCAAACAGAAAACAATATTACAACGGCTTCCGAGTATCTCGATGCCGCGAACTGGATCAGCTTACCTGCATTTGCTTTCATGTTGCTACGCTGCATAGCGTCCGGCCTGGGTATTACCCAGCCCATTATGAAGATCATGCTGGTGTGTGCGCTAATGAATGTACCCATAAGTTATGTTCTGGGCTGCGGTTTGTATGGGTTTGAAGGTTACGGTATATCCGGTGTAGCCTGGGCCACGGCACTCATGACCTACACCATGCTTTTCTGGCTGGGTTTTGAACTCCTGCAACACCCAACCACTCGCAGTATCCTCGCCAACTGGAAGCGATCACATTCAACACGACAGGACTACGCGATATTCTGGTCTCTCGGGGTTCCAATCGCACTGGCCATTATAATGGAGATGGGCTTGTTCACATCCGCATCGCTCTTGGCGGGAACGCTGGGCACACTCGCTCTGGCAGCAAATCAGATTTGTTTGAATATCGCCACAGTGTCGTTCAATATTTACATCGGTATCGCGCAAGCGACAGCGATTAAAGTCGGGTTTAATTACGGGTTAAGCCAAAGTCCGGAGCAAGGTGACCCGAAAGCCATTGAAAGTGCGCGCCGATACGGTCGTGCGGGCCTCAAGCTGGGGCTGATCACAGCATCGGTTTCAGCAACGTTGATGTTCTTTTTCCCTGAACTCTGGGTCAAACTCTTTACCCTGAACTCGACAGAATCACGATTGGATGAGTTAATGGTGCTGGCGGCTTCACTACTTGGTGTGGCAGCGCTTTTCCAACTGGCGGATTGCAGTCAGGTTATCGCGATGCATGCATTGAGAGCGTTCAAGCTGGGCACCTCACCCACGTTGATTTCCATTTTCGGCTACTGGGTAATCGGCTTTCCTGCAGCCTGGTTATTGAAGGATGAGTTTGGCTTGATTGGAATCTGGTCCGGTATGGGCGCGGGCTTGCTATTTACCGCAATCACGCTCACTCTTCTCCTGGAGCGAACCGCCACACAAAAAGCTCGCTCCATTATGGAATGCACAACTTGATCATGAAGGCCAGTCGTCCAGCCTGAAGCCCACTTTGATGGTGACCTGCCAATGGGCAATTTCTCCATTTTCAATATGGCCTCGGGTTTCCACCACTTCAAACCAATCCATGTGATGCAAGGATTTGGATGCTTTCGCGATGGCATTGCGGATCGCTTCATCCGTTCCCTTTGTGGAACTGCCCGTCAGCTCGACTTTTTTATAGACATGCTCACTCATAACGCCCCTCCGGTTTACCCTGTTAAAAGTGTGAGACACGAACACTGACACAGAAAATGTTGCCTGTTCGTATCACCCATGTTCGTCTCACCCACCTTTAAAGATAGTTTAAAGCACGGATTTAGGGGAAAACATTATCATGCAACCTGGCATTGAGTCTGCTCAGAATAGGTTCCACCGAAGTAATTCATCTCCAGCTCCTCATGCAATTGACCAATACCTATCTGTAATTGATCCATAAATAATTGCAGTTCGGTCTGCTTCAGCTTGTCAATTTCCGCGTTGTCCAGCTGTCTCATCAGACGATGAATGATCACAATGGATTTATCGTGATTCGGTAACCCTTCAACACACCGCTCCACCTCAATCATGCAGTGCGCAATTGCCCGGGGGAATGTTTCGGATTGAATCAGAAACCGGAGGACATCCTGACGCTGAATACGCACTTCCATTTCCCGGCGATACATTTGATATCCCGTTAAGGATTTC contains these protein-coding regions:
- a CDS encoding sulfite exporter TauE/SafE family protein, translated to MIVELTLVPDGLSLAAAITLVLAAGITSFITASLGAGGGVALLVVMASVMPPLAIVPVHGIVQLGSNGSRAMMTRRHIDWSVISWFVPGALLGALLASMVLIRLPQDVLLLTIAGFVLYLCWGPGLPKQALERGGVLVAGTVTTFVSMFVGASGPLVAAFIKQVHTDRHRTVATFAMAMSLQHGPKVIVFAVAGFVFTDWLLLMLLMISAGFFGTWAGLQCLNKMSNVSFTRWLNWVLTLLAIRLIWQAFWGA
- a CDS encoding MATE family efflux transporter — translated: MFRLVEVGKLAAPLAMAQFAQSIMVFSDTVILGLIGIDALAGGSLGALIYQFFLLIFSGIFFAAANETAVLHGKRNFPAITRLLKAGSVLCIGFTVLVWLLIEFIPMLLPHIGQTENNITTASEYLDAANWISLPAFAFMLLRCIASGLGITQPIMKIMLVCALMNVPISYVLGCGLYGFEGYGISGVAWATALMTYTMLFWLGFELLQHPTTRSILANWKRSHSTRQDYAIFWSLGVPIALAIIMEMGLFTSASLLAGTLGTLALAANQICLNIATVSFNIYIGIAQATAIKVGFNYGLSQSPEQGDPKAIESARRYGRAGLKLGLITASVSATLMFFFPELWVKLFTLNSTESRLDELMVLAASLLGVAALFQLADCSQVIAMHALRAFKLGTSPTLISIFGYWVIGFPAAWLLKDEFGLIGIWSGMGAGLLFTAITLTLLLERTATQKARSIMECTT
- a CDS encoding dodecin, which codes for MSEHVYKKVELTGSSTKGTDEAIRNAIAKASKSLHHMDWFEVVETRGHIENGEIAHWQVTIKVGFRLDDWPS